In the Ilumatobacteraceae bacterium genome, one interval contains:
- a CDS encoding CAP domain-containing protein — MTEASTLPTHARRRRGRHIVAATMFLAVGTFVASLPGTATADVAGDDWMSTVNTYRAMSGLQPVSENTTWSAEARAHSCYMLQNGISHDEIEGRPGYTPGGDVAGNHGNVAVSSSVTATARNHVELWMTGPFHAIGILRHNLRTSGFGLCAESDTPTSWHSGGTLDVIRGIDAGAPRPATPILFPGDGATVPLHSFITEFPNPLTMCGWSGSAGLPLIAMLPNDVTSANSSLTGPNGPIETCTLHKGNVSDGTARSILDGDNAVVVMPREVLADGVYTATVDSNGGNVTWSFTVDRDAPLSASPKNAPSTPGGAVDTSVVGDEVRFEPVAPYRLVDSRVKQGTTRLQAGKVVEIDVAPADVMAVSANFVAVNPDGYGFITAYNCTTDRPDVSTLNFRPGEFVANQAVVPLKGGKMCLYSLVSTDVVIDVNGFFHDDADSTFTPETPERLLDTRAAGQRRLRAGEERVIRVAGADRAAPADATGVSLNVTVEQPSGAGFLKVYPCGLPAGTEISTVNYAAGEIRPNSVVVPVDGSGKVCVQSLVATDVIVDYTGYFSDGDGLDFQPLDPIRMFDSRSTTRAFNESTNGGRVGGGQVVRLKIAGSRGVPEDATAVSLNLTAAEPLAASFLTAYPCGKRPATSTVNIFPSQGAAANGAMVKLSSEGELCVYTLNSTHIIVDVNGVYL; from the coding sequence GTGACCGAAGCCTCCACACTCCCGACTCACGCGCGCCGTCGGCGGGGGCGCCACATCGTCGCCGCCACGATGTTCCTGGCAGTCGGTACCTTCGTCGCTTCCCTCCCCGGCACCGCAACAGCCGACGTCGCCGGCGACGACTGGATGTCGACCGTCAACACGTATCGCGCCATGTCCGGCCTCCAGCCGGTCAGCGAGAACACGACCTGGTCGGCCGAAGCCCGCGCCCACTCCTGCTACATGCTGCAGAACGGCATCTCCCACGACGAGATCGAGGGCCGCCCCGGATACACCCCTGGCGGCGACGTGGCCGGCAACCACGGCAACGTCGCGGTCAGCAGTTCGGTGACCGCCACCGCCCGCAACCATGTCGAACTCTGGATGACCGGGCCCTTCCACGCGATCGGCATCCTCCGCCACAACCTCCGCACCAGCGGCTTCGGGTTGTGCGCCGAGAGCGATACGCCGACCTCGTGGCACTCGGGTGGCACGCTCGATGTCATCCGGGGCATCGATGCCGGCGCACCTCGGCCCGCGACCCCGATCCTGTTCCCCGGCGACGGCGCGACGGTCCCCCTCCACAGCTTCATCACCGAGTTCCCCAACCCGCTGACGATGTGCGGATGGAGCGGTAGCGCCGGCCTCCCGCTGATCGCCATGCTGCCGAACGACGTCACGTCGGCCAACTCGTCCCTCACCGGCCCGAACGGCCCGATCGAGACCTGCACCCTCCACAAGGGCAACGTGTCCGACGGCACCGCCCGCTCGATCCTCGACGGCGACAACGCCGTGGTCGTGATGCCCCGAGAGGTGCTCGCCGACGGTGTCTACACCGCGACCGTCGACAGCAACGGCGGCAACGTGACCTGGTCGTTCACCGTCGACCGCGACGCTCCGCTGTCGGCCTCCCCGAAGAACGCCCCGTCCACCCCCGGCGGTGCGGTCGACACGTCGGTCGTCGGCGACGAGGTCCGCTTCGAACCGGTCGCCCCGTACCGCCTCGTCGACAGTCGCGTCAAGCAGGGCACCACCCGTCTCCAGGCCGGCAAGGTCGTCGAGATCGACGTGGCACCGGCCGACGTCATGGCCGTCAGCGCGAACTTCGTGGCCGTGAACCCAGACGGCTACGGGTTCATCACCGCCTACAACTGCACCACCGACCGTCCTGATGTCAGCACGCTCAACTTCCGGCCCGGCGAGTTCGTCGCCAATCAGGCGGTCGTGCCGCTCAAGGGCGGCAAGATGTGCCTCTACTCGCTGGTGTCGACCGACGTCGTGATCGACGTCAACGGCTTCTTCCACGACGACGCCGACAGCACCTTCACCCCCGAGACCCCGGAGCGACTCCTCGACACTCGTGCGGCCGGTCAACGGCGACTCCGCGCCGGCGAAGAGCGCGTGATCCGGGTCGCCGGCGCCGACCGCGCGGCACCCGCAGACGCCACCGGCGTCTCACTCAACGTCACGGTCGAACAGCCTTCGGGCGCCGGCTTCCTCAAGGTCTACCCGTGCGGTCTCCCCGCCGGCACCGAGATCTCGACGGTCAACTACGCGGCCGGCGAGATCCGCCCGAACAGCGTCGTCGTCCCGGTCGACGGATCCGGCAAGGTCTGCGTCCAGTCGCTGGTCGCCACCGACGTGATCGTCGACTACACCGGCTACTTCTCGGACGGCGACGGGCTCGACTTCCAGCCGCTCGACCCCATCCGCATGTTCGACAGCCGTTCGACCACCCGGGCCTTCAACGAGTCGACCAACGGTGGACGCGTCGGCGGCGGCCAGGTCGTCCGGCTCAAGATCGCCGGCTCCCGCGGCGTGCCAGAGGACGCCACGGCGGTGTCGCTCAACCTCACGGCCGCCGAACCGCTCGCCGCCTCCTTCCTGACCGCCTACCCCTGTGGGAAGCGTCCGGCGACCTCGACGGTGAACATCTTCCCGTCGCAGGGCGCAGCGGCGAACGGTGCGATGGTGAAGCTGTCGAGCGAGGGCGAGTTGTGCGTCTACACGTTGAACTCGACGCACATCATCGTCGACGTCAACGGCGTCTATCTCTGA
- a CDS encoding M1 family metallopeptidase: MQRDGRPVRRVAVVGVSLGLHLALIGCSGSSAPRVVDIDPVGPTVIPTAPPPTEGSTSVTVAPSSGGPPATTGSSGRDREEVSRSLSVGDRRFPGLGSADLDVGHYDVALDYDPVARVFDGTVTVSLTTTTTTDQLAFDAESLDVGSVAVDGTSRPFLTADRELLITLPTAVAAGTELVVDIDYRAELDTTRRFADDAGVFVTAGGFWSVNEPDGTSTWMPTNDHPTDKATWTFVLTVPDPAVAIANGELVSSESASPGTTAWTWEQTEPMASYLTLLLVGDYDLVDAGTTASGVELHHAAIDGSTSSLDAYTEVTLEQFEFFEPLFGPYPFDRYGLAITDSTPGLAMETQGLSLFSSGDLDGSLGALQHLLLAHELAHQWFGDAVSPATWDDIWLNEGFATYAQWLWLDEAGFGTVDEFAADALAALPDAGGPVGRPDELFGAVAYEGGAIVLHAMRSVLGDEAFFEGLRTWSAEHADGAATTADLRATFERVSGRDLKGFFDTWVAAEQRPDRYPDPESPA, translated from the coding sequence ATGCAGCGAGACGGCCGGCCGGTGCGACGTGTCGCCGTGGTCGGGGTCTCGTTGGGCCTCCACCTGGCGCTGATCGGCTGCTCGGGATCGTCGGCGCCGCGAGTGGTCGACATCGACCCGGTCGGGCCGACCGTGATCCCCACCGCCCCGCCACCGACCGAAGGGTCGACGTCGGTGACCGTGGCGCCGTCGTCCGGCGGACCTCCGGCGACCACCGGGTCGAGCGGCCGCGACCGGGAGGAGGTGTCGCGCAGCCTGTCGGTCGGCGATCGGCGCTTCCCGGGCCTGGGCTCCGCCGATCTCGATGTCGGCCACTACGACGTCGCGCTCGACTACGACCCGGTCGCCCGGGTGTTCGACGGCACGGTGACCGTCAGTTTGACGACGACCACGACCACCGACCAGCTGGCGTTCGACGCCGAATCGCTCGACGTGGGCTCGGTCGCCGTCGACGGCACGTCCCGGCCGTTCCTGACGGCGGATCGTGAGCTGCTGATCACGCTGCCGACAGCGGTCGCGGCGGGCACCGAACTGGTCGTCGACATCGACTACCGGGCCGAACTCGACACCACCCGCCGGTTCGCCGACGATGCCGGCGTGTTCGTGACGGCGGGCGGCTTCTGGTCGGTCAACGAACCCGATGGCACCAGCACGTGGATGCCGACCAACGACCACCCGACCGACAAGGCGACCTGGACGTTCGTGCTGACGGTGCCCGACCCGGCCGTGGCCATCGCGAACGGGGAGCTGGTGAGCTCGGAGTCGGCGTCACCCGGGACGACGGCCTGGACCTGGGAGCAGACCGAACCGATGGCGTCGTACCTGACGCTGCTGCTCGTCGGCGACTACGACCTGGTCGACGCCGGAACGACGGCGAGCGGGGTCGAACTCCACCACGCTGCCATCGACGGCTCGACGTCCTCGCTCGACGCCTACACCGAGGTCACGCTCGAACAGTTCGAGTTCTTCGAGCCGCTGTTCGGCCCGTACCCGTTCGACCGGTACGGCCTCGCGATCACCGACTCCACGCCGGGGCTCGCCATGGAGACCCAGGGGCTGTCACTGTTCAGCTCGGGCGACCTCGACGGGTCGCTCGGTGCGCTCCAGCACCTCCTGCTCGCTCACGAACTCGCCCATCAGTGGTTCGGCGACGCCGTCTCCCCGGCCACCTGGGACGACATCTGGCTGAACGAGGGCTTCGCGACGTACGCGCAGTGGTTGTGGCTGGACGAAGCCGGATTCGGCACCGTCGACGAGTTCGCTGCCGACGCACTCGCAGCGCTTCCCGACGCCGGCGGACCGGTCGGACGGCCCGACGAGCTGTTCGGCGCCGTGGCCTACGAGGGCGGTGCGATCGTGCTGCATGCCATGCGATCGGTGCTCGGCGACGAGGCCTTCTTCGAGGGTCTGCGGACGTGGAGCGCCGAGCACGCCGACGGGGCGGCGACCACAGCCGACCTCCGTGCGACCTTCGAGCGTGTCTCGGGTCGGGACCTCAAGGGGTTCTTCGACACGTGGGTGGCCGCCGAACAACGCCCCGACCGGTACCCCGACCCGGAGAGCCCTGCCTGA
- a CDS encoding FAD-dependent oxidoreductase, which translates to MTERAGRSLWADTLPDDEIVRPPASDTTVDADVVIVGAGYTGLWTAWYLACHDPALRIVVVERHPVGFGASGRNGGWCSALLPMGLDQIAARSGSAAAARFQRAMHATVDEIGSFVDEHGAPGIFHRGGTVDLARSGPQERRLRRHLDEYRRHGFGDDDYRRLDADETRAHCAATSAVGGVFTPHCATVHPARLVHALARAVLAAGVEIREGVDVRSIEPGRLDTSHGTMSAEIVVRATEGYTAELDGERRTMLPLYSLMIATEPLGRDVWAQIGLDDRPTFADGRHMIIYGQRTTDDRFAFGGRGAPYHFGSAIRPEFDTDDRIETLLTASLRELFPSIGDAAVTHHWGGVLGAPRDWRCSVRFDRRTGLAAAGGYVGDGVSTTNLAGRTLAALITENGDDDLTTLPWVGHRSRSWEPEPLRWVGVNAGRVAARLADSVEARTGTESRLWGGVLDRLVGR; encoded by the coding sequence GTGACCGAGCGAGCCGGACGTTCCCTGTGGGCCGACACCCTGCCGGACGACGAGATCGTCCGGCCACCTGCGTCCGACACGACGGTCGACGCCGACGTCGTCATCGTGGGCGCGGGCTACACCGGGCTGTGGACCGCCTGGTACCTGGCCTGTCACGATCCCGCCCTCCGGATCGTCGTCGTCGAGCGCCACCCCGTGGGTTTCGGGGCCAGCGGCCGCAACGGCGGGTGGTGTTCGGCGCTGCTCCCGATGGGCCTCGATCAGATCGCGGCTCGGAGTGGATCAGCAGCTGCGGCGAGGTTCCAGCGGGCGATGCACGCGACGGTCGACGAGATCGGTTCGTTCGTCGACGAACACGGGGCACCCGGCATCTTCCATCGCGGCGGCACCGTCGATCTGGCTCGGTCGGGCCCGCAGGAACGGCGCCTTCGTCGTCACCTCGACGAGTACCGCCGCCACGGATTCGGCGACGACGACTACCGCCGGCTCGACGCCGACGAAACGCGCGCGCACTGCGCGGCGACGTCGGCGGTCGGTGGGGTCTTCACACCGCACTGCGCGACCGTGCATCCCGCTCGGCTGGTCCACGCCCTCGCTCGTGCCGTGCTCGCGGCCGGGGTCGAGATACGCGAGGGCGTCGACGTGCGCTCGATCGAGCCCGGGCGACTCGACACGTCGCACGGCACGATGTCGGCCGAGATCGTGGTTCGTGCCACCGAGGGGTACACGGCGGAACTCGACGGCGAACGCCGCACCATGCTGCCCCTGTACTCGCTGATGATCGCGACCGAACCGCTCGGCCGTGACGTCTGGGCGCAGATCGGACTCGACGACCGACCGACATTCGCTGATGGCCGGCACATGATCATCTACGGCCAGCGGACGACGGACGATCGCTTCGCGTTCGGTGGTCGAGGCGCCCCGTACCACTTCGGCTCGGCGATCCGTCCCGAGTTCGACACCGACGACCGGATCGAGACGCTGCTGACCGCCTCGCTGCGCGAGCTGTTCCCGTCGATCGGAGATGCTGCCGTCACCCACCACTGGGGCGGCGTGCTGGGCGCACCGCGCGACTGGCGTTGCAGCGTCCGGTTCGATCGTCGGACCGGTCTCGCCGCCGCCGGCGGCTACGTGGGCGACGGCGTGTCGACGACCAACCTGGCCGGCCGCACCCTCGCCGCGTTGATCACCGAAAACGGCGACGACGACCTGACGACCCTGCCATGGGTCGGCCACCGCTCGCGGTCGTGGGAACCCGAACCGCTGCGATGGGTCGGCGTCAACGCCGGACGGGTCGCAGCGCGGCTGGCCGACAGCGTCGAGGCCCGGACCGGGACCGAGAGCCGGCTCTGGGGCGGTGTGCTCGACCGTCTCGTCGGGCGCTGA
- a CDS encoding CPBP family glutamic-type intramembrane protease yields the protein MVSLPPPTSAPAGWYPDPSGVGQRYFDGRAWVAQHPGFAEPEEHPSLPLSAALGALLVLVVSLIAGKVLVDRLTRYDWPVMVYVVILAVIGYGPSLAWGAHVRRRWGSSRLTSLGWRFRWADLGWGPLTWLGAIGTQLVLASIVLIFDIPLSSNVDSASDLDADRAYLVATLVTAVIAAPIIEELVFRGLVLRGLLSRMRPTFAIAAQGVLFGVAHADPVRGAGNIGLVFVLSGVGVAFGVSAYLARRLGPTVIAHAIFNGVVMVIVLSGVLDDVETDFGALIAMFATIAGG from the coding sequence ATGGTCTCACTGCCTCCACCCACGAGCGCCCCAGCCGGCTGGTACCCCGATCCGTCGGGCGTCGGCCAGCGGTACTTCGACGGACGCGCCTGGGTGGCGCAGCATCCGGGTTTCGCCGAACCCGAGGAGCATCCGAGCCTGCCGCTGAGCGCGGCGCTCGGGGCACTCCTGGTCCTCGTCGTCTCGCTGATCGCCGGCAAGGTGCTCGTCGATCGGCTCACTCGGTACGACTGGCCGGTGATGGTCTACGTGGTGATCCTCGCGGTCATCGGCTACGGCCCGTCGCTGGCCTGGGGTGCCCACGTCCGTCGGCGCTGGGGCTCGAGCCGGCTCACGTCGCTCGGATGGCGGTTCCGTTGGGCCGATCTCGGCTGGGGGCCGCTGACCTGGCTCGGAGCGATCGGCACGCAACTCGTGCTGGCGTCGATCGTGTTGATCTTCGACATCCCGCTCAGCAGCAACGTCGATTCGGCCTCCGATCTCGACGCCGATCGGGCGTACCTGGTCGCGACGCTGGTCACGGCGGTGATCGCGGCGCCGATCATCGAGGAGCTGGTGTTCCGCGGTCTGGTGCTCCGGGGTCTCCTGAGCCGGATGCGGCCGACGTTCGCCATCGCCGCCCAAGGTGTCCTGTTCGGTGTGGCCCACGCCGATCCGGTTCGTGGTGCCGGCAACATCGGGCTCGTGTTCGTACTGTCGGGGGTCGGTGTCGCGTTCGGCGTCTCGGCCTACCTGGCCAGACGGCTCGGCCCGACCGTGATCGCCCACGCGATCTTCAACGGCGTCGTCATGGTGATCGTGCTCAGCGGAGTGCTCGACGACGTCGAGACCGACTTCGGCGCGTTGATCGCCATGTTCGCGACCATCGCCGGCGGCTGA
- the panC gene encoding pantoate--beta-alanine ligase — translation MDLITAPAHMREWTRARRLDGERVGVVPTMGALHRGHLALVEAVRERADRVVVTIFVNPLQFNQSTDFDHYPRPIDADLDTCRGAGVDAVYAPTAATMYPSGFQTHVEPGDLADRLEGPMRPGHFRGVTTVVTKLLNATLPDVAAFGQKDFQQLAIVRRMVRDLDLAVEILGVPIVREHDGIALSSRNVRLGPDDRQAALVISRSLRAAADAFDAGERDAATIRSIVLDGIAAEPRADVEYVEVVDAMNLDPVERAEPPVCVLTAAWFGDVRLIDNVLLDA, via the coding sequence ATGGATCTCATCACCGCACCCGCGCACATGCGCGAGTGGACCCGAGCCCGCCGCCTCGACGGCGAACGCGTCGGGGTCGTGCCGACGATGGGGGCGCTCCACCGTGGCCACCTCGCACTGGTCGAAGCCGTGCGCGAACGGGCCGACCGGGTCGTCGTCACGATCTTCGTGAACCCGTTGCAGTTCAACCAGTCGACCGACTTCGACCATTACCCGCGACCGATCGACGCCGATCTCGACACGTGTCGTGGAGCAGGGGTCGACGCCGTGTATGCGCCGACGGCGGCCACGATGTACCCCTCGGGATTCCAGACCCACGTCGAACCCGGCGACCTCGCCGACCGCCTCGAAGGACCCATGCGACCCGGCCACTTCCGGGGGGTCACGACCGTGGTCACGAAGCTGCTCAACGCCACGCTGCCCGACGTCGCCGCCTTCGGCCAGAAAGACTTCCAGCAGCTCGCGATCGTCCGACGGATGGTCCGCGACCTCGACCTCGCCGTGGAGATCCTCGGCGTCCCGATCGTGCGCGAACACGACGGCATCGCGCTGTCGAGCCGCAACGTCCGCCTCGGCCCCGACGACCGGCAGGCGGCGCTCGTCATCTCCCGCTCGCTGCGCGCTGCCGCCGATGCGTTCGATGCCGGCGAACGCGACGCCGCCACGATCCGGTCGATCGTGCTCGACGGCATCGCCGCCGAGCCGCGGGCCGACGTCGAGTACGTCGAGGTGGTCGACGCGATGAACCTCGATCCGGTCGAGCGGGCGGAGCCGCCGGTGTGCGTGCTGACGGCGGCGTGGTTCGGCGACGTCCGGCTGATCGACAACGTCCTGCTCGACGCGTAG
- a CDS encoding P1 family peptidase: protein MTLDPFAHGSLTDVDGILVGHHQRRGRGWQTGTTVISAPGGVVTGVDVRGGGPGTRETDALDPRNLVDRVHAICLTGGSAYGLSAADGVMAELERRRLGVPVGPDLEHVVPVVPTAVIFDLGRGGRFGNRPGPDFGARALRAARRPTRRGSVGAGTGARAGGLQGGVGMASTTVDFDDIVITVAALAVVNASGAVIDPATGAPWSPVRSLRRPPAAQRIALRDHLEAAAAPPPLNTTIGVVATDAVLSRPEAGRLAQSAHDGLARAIRPAHTLVDGDTIFGLSTDRHPVPGDDVIEIRSTGSRVVRLNRVFAAAADVFERACTDAVVTATSIGSSPAYRDLCPGAWPG, encoded by the coding sequence GTGACGCTCGACCCTTTCGCCCACGGCTCGCTCACCGACGTCGACGGGATCCTCGTCGGGCACCACCAGCGCCGCGGGCGTGGCTGGCAGACGGGGACGACCGTGATCAGCGCGCCCGGTGGCGTGGTCACGGGCGTCGACGTGCGAGGCGGCGGGCCCGGCACCCGGGAGACCGACGCGCTCGACCCACGCAACCTGGTCGACCGCGTCCACGCGATCTGCCTGACCGGCGGCAGCGCGTACGGGCTGTCGGCCGCCGACGGCGTGATGGCCGAGCTCGAGCGACGCCGACTCGGCGTGCCGGTCGGGCCCGACCTCGAACACGTCGTGCCGGTCGTTCCGACCGCGGTCATCTTCGACCTCGGGCGCGGTGGCCGGTTCGGCAACCGACCGGGCCCCGACTTCGGAGCACGCGCGCTGCGCGCTGCGCGGCGGCCCACGCGGCGCGGATCGGTCGGAGCCGGCACCGGCGCCCGCGCGGGTGGTCTCCAGGGCGGCGTCGGCATGGCGAGCACCACGGTCGACTTCGACGACATCGTCATCACGGTCGCTGCGCTCGCCGTCGTCAACGCGAGCGGTGCCGTGATCGACCCGGCCACCGGCGCACCGTGGTCACCCGTCCGGTCGCTCCGACGACCGCCGGCCGCTCAACGAATCGCACTGCGCGACCACCTGGAAGCGGCGGCAGCGCCGCCACCGCTCAACACGACGATCGGCGTCGTCGCCACCGACGCCGTGCTGTCGCGCCCCGAGGCCGGTCGGCTCGCCCAGTCGGCCCACGACGGCCTCGCCCGGGCGATCCGCCCCGCTCACACCCTCGTCGACGGCGACACGATCTTCGGGCTGTCGACCGACCGGCATCCGGTCCCCGGCGACGATGTGATCGAGATCCGCTCCACCGGGTCGCGGGTGGTCCGGCTCAACCGTGTGTTCGCTGCCGCGGCCGACGTGTTCGAGCGAGCGTGTACCGACGCCGTCGTCACGGCGACATCGATCGGCTCGTCACCGGCGTACCGCGATCTGTGCCCGGGCGCCTGGCCCGGGTAG
- a CDS encoding DapH/DapD/GlmU-related protein — MLGREPAPDTTWVRLAGGAKQRVGDGFHRLHEVMYRWAAIGPRSSRAREFGAFGDGSIICYPPNTLMNVRYIRIGSSTMIGPQIALSAGMVPGQQCITDTVVSIGDRCLIGRGSGIVGHLSIDIGDDVWTGHHVYITDQNHGFADPNRPISQQMQPERPVRIGDGSWIGHGSVILPGATIGRNVVIGANSVVSGEIPDHSVAVGAPARVVRRVSE, encoded by the coding sequence GTGCTCGGCCGAGAACCTGCCCCGGACACGACCTGGGTCCGGCTGGCAGGCGGGGCGAAGCAGCGGGTCGGTGACGGCTTCCACCGTTTGCACGAGGTCATGTACCGGTGGGCGGCGATCGGCCCCCGCTCGTCGCGGGCACGGGAGTTCGGTGCGTTCGGCGATGGCAGCATCATCTGCTACCCGCCCAACACGCTGATGAACGTGCGGTACATCCGGATCGGTTCGTCGACGATGATCGGGCCGCAGATCGCACTGTCGGCGGGCATGGTTCCCGGTCAGCAGTGCATCACCGACACCGTCGTCTCGATCGGCGATCGTTGCCTGATCGGGCGGGGGAGCGGCATCGTCGGTCATCTGTCGATCGACATCGGCGACGACGTCTGGACGGGACATCACGTCTACATCACCGACCAGAACCACGGCTTCGCCGACCCGAACCGCCCGATCTCACAGCAGATGCAACCCGAGCGGCCGGTCCGGATCGGCGACGGCTCGTGGATCGGGCACGGATCGGTGATCCTGCCGGGTGCCACGATCGGCCGCAACGTCGTGATCGGTGCGAACAGCGTCGTGTCGGGCGAGATCCCCGACCATTCGGTCGCGGTGGGCGCGCCGGCGCGGGTGGTGAGACGGGTCAGCGAGTGA
- a CDS encoding DUF4190 domain-containing protein, with product MPDPTSTPSGWFPDPLDRYDHRYFNGTSWTSDVSAGGQRYVDPLGTGPGHAAGGKGPTNGAATAAVVMGSVGVAIAWIPFIVVFGAVLAVLALVFGIIGIKRSRVSDVGRGASIAGIVMGSLGIAASVVGVLLSITVLREVIRFVEPGEARTEIISCSIDGRRAEVSGSITNLDDDAREYTLFVEVDDRTEFVTIDELDPGETAEWSTVVTVRSAGADCDPGITVQGPFPYGIEVDPVD from the coding sequence GTGCCCGACCCGACCTCGACGCCGTCCGGCTGGTTCCCCGATCCGCTCGATCGGTACGACCATCGCTACTTCAACGGCACCTCCTGGACCTCCGACGTGAGCGCCGGGGGCCAGCGGTACGTCGACCCGCTCGGCACCGGCCCCGGGCATGCGGCAGGGGGCAAGGGCCCCACGAACGGCGCCGCGACCGCGGCGGTCGTGATGGGATCGGTCGGCGTCGCGATCGCCTGGATCCCGTTCATCGTCGTGTTCGGAGCGGTGCTCGCCGTGCTCGCCCTCGTCTTCGGCATCATCGGCATCAAACGCTCACGGGTGTCCGACGTCGGGCGAGGGGCCTCGATCGCCGGCATCGTCATGGGCAGCCTCGGCATCGCGGCGTCGGTCGTCGGCGTGCTCCTGTCGATCACCGTGCTCCGCGAGGTGATCCGCTTCGTCGAACCGGGCGAAGCGCGCACCGAGATCATCTCCTGCTCGATCGACGGGCGGCGGGCCGAGGTGAGCGGTTCCATCACGAACCTCGACGACGATGCCCGGGAGTACACCCTGTTCGTCGAGGTCGACGACCGCACCGAGTTCGTCACCATCGACGAACTCGATCCCGGAGAGACGGCCGAGTGGTCGACCGTCGTGACGGTGCGATCGGCCGGCGCCGACTGTGACCCGGGCATCACCGTGCAGGGCCCGTTCCCGTACGGCATCGAGGTCGACCCGGTCGACTGA
- a CDS encoding histidine phosphatase family protein: MEIVLIRHGQPEWVKDGLNVVDPPLTDLGHEQAARMAELLADEEFDEVLVSPLQRARQTAAPLYERLGRPEQIEPWLEEIRDPGWHGTPAEKAQQAYAELKGRAADQRWDGLDGGESIREFTDRIHIGATEFLRSRSIVRVEHELPIWSPGEYGKRIALVAHAGTNSITIGHLLGLDATPWEWDRFVLGHASISRVEALPVKDGWTFSLTALSNAEHIPAERRSR, translated from the coding sequence GTGGAGATCGTGCTGATTCGTCATGGCCAACCGGAATGGGTGAAGGACGGACTCAACGTCGTCGACCCGCCGCTCACCGATCTCGGCCACGAGCAGGCGGCACGAATGGCCGAGCTCCTGGCCGACGAGGAGTTCGACGAGGTGCTCGTCTCACCGCTGCAGCGAGCTCGGCAGACCGCGGCACCGCTGTACGAACGCCTCGGCCGCCCCGAGCAGATCGAACCGTGGCTGGAGGAGATCCGTGACCCGGGCTGGCACGGCACGCCGGCCGAGAAAGCGCAGCAGGCGTACGCAGAGCTGAAGGGACGCGCGGCCGATCAGCGGTGGGACGGTCTCGACGGCGGCGAGTCGATCCGTGAGTTCACCGACCGCATCCATATCGGTGCCACCGAGTTCCTGCGCAGCAGGTCGATCGTTCGGGTCGAGCACGAGCTGCCGATCTGGTCGCCGGGCGAGTACGGCAAACGCATCGCGCTCGTCGCCCACGCCGGCACCAACTCGATCACGATCGGTCACCTGCTCGGCCTCGACGCGACGCCGTGGGAGTGGGACCGCTTCGTGCTCGGCCACGCCTCGATCAGCCGGGTCGAGGCGCTGCCGGTCAAGGACGGGTGGACGTTCAGCCTGACCGCACTGTCGAACGCCGAGCACATCCCCGCCGAGCGCCGCAGCCGCTGA